The genomic window AAGATCAAATGCAAAAGTGAAATAAAGAAAGTTACACAGAGGCACTAGCACTAGAGTCactttcttcttcctcatctgAACCAGCTTCCTCTTCCTCACTAACAGCATCAGCCATTTGCTCATCCATATCAGTAGCTGCAGCTTCTTCAAGCTTCAGAGCATGAATCATCCTTTCAAATTGCAGCTTCTTTTCATCCAACTCCTTGCAGTTTGCTTCCAGCACAGCAATTATCTCCTTCCTTGTCATGGGAGCATTTGTAGCAGCAGTTGATGGGCCAACAATGTCTGGAGCATGCTGTTGGCTATACAATTTCTGATGAATAGAGAGAGATTCTGCTCTTCTCTTTGCAGACTCACCCTCATGTCTAATGCTAGGGTGCTGAGAAAATATGATATCACAAAGCAAAGTAGGGAAAGCAATGGGTTGCTTTGTAACAGAGGTCTTGGCATGTTGTACAATTTGATTGAAGATATAAAGACCAGCATTAAATTTTGTACCTGTGCCAATCATGTAGATCAATTTACCTAGTCCAGTAGCAACATCAGAGGAGTGGGTTGTGGGAACCCAGTTGACTGAAGCAATGCGATTCAGAATAGCATACTTAAAAGTCAGCTTTACAGCAGGCACCTTTGCCTTCCTTGGCCAAGTCTTCACCTGGTTAGCAGTAATGGTTTTGCAGATCACATTATTAGATACCTCAAGATCAGGATGAGTCACATCAGGGTTATCAAGAGCCTTGTTGATAACAGCAGGGGAGAATTCCACACACTTTCCACGCACATAAACCTTCTGGTATTCTCTATCCAGAGGATTGTCACATCCTGCAGGGATGTTGACCACAAACTCCCTTACCAGCTTCTCATAACAGGAGCCTAAACCCCTCACAGTCTTAATCATCCCAGCATCCTTGATCAAGTTCACTACTTCTTCACACTCCAAGATATCTTCGCCTAATTCTCTTTCCAAGGCAAGTCTCCTTTTGCAGATAAGACCCCATCTTTGGGCATATGATGGAAGATGGAATGACACATTATCACATGGAAAATCTTCAATCTCAGCAGGAACAGAGGCAGCTTTTCTTGCAGACATGGTCTTCTTCGCAGGAGGCTTGATGCTTGAAGCATCCTTTTCAGCATCAAAATCAGAGTCACTGGATGGTGCACTCTTCCTTTTCAGcacattcttcttcttttcagaGGGAGGTACAGACTTGCTCCAAGATTTCTTAGGACCATATTTGACAGGTTTCAGGGTAGAACCCCTAGTCTTCTTGGTCACAACAGGGGTGGTTTCAATAACAGGTGCAGGTTTTGTTGTCCTGCTTCTCAGTCTTCTTCCAACACCTTTCTGAACAGGTTTGGCCTGTTGGTCTTCATCAGTTTCAATGTCATCCAAATCCACCATATTCTTGCCTTCAGTACCTGTTTTCTCAGAACCAGTAGCATCATTGTTCCCAGTagcttctttctctttttctttctcaggcTCAGAGTCAGCCACAATCTCAGGAGTACCTCCATCTTTAGTTATCTCTTCTTCAGTAGATGCTTCTGTATCAGAACTACTACCAAATGAATCAGTGAAGGCAGTATCACTGGAGTTTTGACGAGTTTTGGATGGTTCAACATCCTTTGCAGCATCAATCAGTTTCGCGGATGCTCCAGCTTCCAACACATCATCAGGAATAGAATCCTTTTCTTTCACAGTTTTGTCACCAACCGCAGGGGTGACATTATCAGAAACAATTACTTCCTCTTTCTCAGCCAAAAAGGTTTGACCAACAACAGGTTCAACAGTAACAGACCTAGATGTTTCTAGGGTTTCAGTAGATTTGGGGTTAATCGACAGAGTAGGTTTTTCTCCAACAACCTTTTCAACTTCAGATTTCTCAGTTTCACTATGAACCTTACTAGATGATTCAACATTTGATTCAGTCGCTAATTTGACAGAGGCGTCAACATGCGATTCAACATTGACAGTATCAAAGGGATTTTTGCTCAAGTACAAATCAAACATGTTCAAACCCTTTTTAACAGACAATTCACCCTTTTTCTTCTCAGATTTACTAGAAATAGACTTGTTCGAGAGAGACGGAGAGGATTCACTTACTTTAGTAGGTTTCTCCTTCTTTTCGCTAGCCTTCGATTTTGACGATTTCTTCTTCGATTTAGTTGAAAGCACAGTCGTGATGGGTTCAGCATCAATGACAACAGTAGAACCTTTTGCTTTGGAGCGAGTTTTCACAGTATCATCAGTGGTGTTCTTGATTTGGGAAGGATCAGATTGTTGAGACATGGTGATGAGATTTTTGTGAATTTTGGTGATTGAGGGTGATGAACGAGATGATTCTAGTTTCCAAGAATGTGATAGAGTTGATAGGGAAGTTGAGAGTTTGAGAGAGAAAACACAATTGATGGAGAGATGAGTGCGTGTAATGAGGGGGTTATGGAAAGTGTTTGATGTCTTTCCTAGATTTGCGTGCTCCACTAGttgaagagaagagagaagaacGGTTGCACGCATATAGTGCTTTAACTGCTATAACTcctcatgcaggcaaattcctaatttgcccctgaGCCTTTCAAATTGTGTTGCATCCAATGCTTTAGTGAAAATGTCAGCCACCTGTTCCTCTGTAGCAACATGCTCCAACTTCACAATATTTTCCTCTACTAAATCCCTGATGAATGGGACTTTGTTGACACGGGCAGGTTCTGATTTAGGATTAGTAGATTCATTGTTAGAACCTGAAACTTcatcaaatacaatatcatatgaCTGTTGAATGGATGATTCAACATCTGCTGTTTTAGTTGATGGTGCATCATCAACTACCACATTGATTGATTCCATGGTAACTTTAGTTCTAGAGTTATAAACTCTGTAAGCTCTGTTGTTTGTGGAGTATCCAAGAAAAATTCCTTCTGATGCACATAAATCAAAGAATTTTGCATTCTCAAATTCTTTgccatgatcacttcttattCTTACAATAACAACCTctttttctctttgaagttgtaagcataagtttctaaaagtttcaaagctgtctgatttttctctaaggaaATCTATCCAAGTGAATCTAGAAAAATCATCTTCCAAAGCAAAAACATACCTTTTACCACAAAGactttcagtctgcataggtccCATCAGATCTATGTGTAATAGTTCAAGTGCTCTAGATGTAACCGGATGTTGGAGCCTCGGATGTGCCACCATGGTTTGCTTGCCTATTTGGCACTCACCACATATAGTTCCTTCCTCAATCTTGAGCTTTGGATTCCCCCTGATTGCTTCTTCTGCTATGACCTTCTTCAAACCTCTCAGATGTAAGTGACCAATTTCTTGATGCCACGGCTTCACTTTATCCTCTTTGCTTAAGAGACAAGTGGACAAGTGGTTTTCTTCTTCAGAgacccataagtagcagttgtcctTTGACATCACACCCTTCATCAAGAGTCTTCCTTCTTCATTTGTAACAAGACATTCTGACtttgtgaagtttactttcatgccttgatcacacaACTGGCTAATGCTGATTAGATTAGTTGTAAGGCCTTTCACCAATAGAACATTATCTAGATTTGGCAATCCATTGTTGATTAGATTCCCAATTCCTTTTATCTCTCCCTTAGCTCCATCACCAAAGGTTACataacttgtggcataggattttaagTTGGCAAGATATccttccactccagtcatgtgtcttgaacatccactgtcaaagtaccaatcttgtctagatgatgcTCGTAGTGATGTGTGAGCTATCAGACATACATCATTCTCCTTTTCTTTCCACTCTTTCTTAGTCTTCACATTTTCTGGTTTTGGTGCAGGTGACCGGAAATTCTTTGGGTAACCATACAATTTatagcaataaggccttatgtgccctttccTGCCACAATAGTGACATCTCCAGTTCCTTCTCCTAGATTTAGGTCTTGACCAATTATTCCGATGTGGAGGAGGATGTTGAGGCATCGATCCGGTCTGTGCAGGAGGCTTAGGTTTGGGTTTTAACCAAGTGTCGGTTCCCTGGTGTGTGGGAGGATGTGGTGGTAAAAAGCCAGCACTGACAGGAAAAGTCTTCTCGATGGGAGTACtgattgtagctttgttgtaTCCCATTTGTTGATCAACAATCTCATAGTCAAAGCCAATTGGTTTCTTTCCTGCACTTTGTTTCAACAACATGGCTTGGAATTTTTCTTCTCCTGACCCATAAACTCTGACTTGTtttctagcatgctccaagtcACCATTCagtttttcaatttctttgttgaGAGTATCAATTGTTaccagacattcattcttctcaGCCTGCAGTTGATAATTcgccttcttttgtttttccaacgCTTTGTAAACTTCATTGCTTCTGATGAACAGATCCTTATAGGTGGTAAGCAGTTCCTCATAGGATGTTCCATCACATGATTCAGCATCAGATTCACACACACCTGTCAACGCATTGACATGTTTTGCAGATCCACTTTCAGTTTCCTCCTCTGAgtcatcctcatctgaccaagtgATAGTCAGACTTTTCCTTTGTCTCTTCAGAAAGGTAGGACATTCAGCTTTGATGTgtccatatccttcacattcatgacactGGACCCCTTCTGACTGACTGATTTTCTCATCACTTCTAGCCCTTCTTTGATCATTGGTCTGTTTGTTGATGTCGAGCTTGATGCTTGGCACATTGAACTTAGACTTTTTGTCCATTCTTTTCATGACTCGGTTGAATTGCCTTCCTAGCAAGACCATTGCTTCTGACaaactttcatcactctccagatctgattcttcatcttctccagTGTTGGAGGCAAAagctaaacttttatttttcttttcttttctttgattcaTGCCTAGCTCATAGGTTTGAAGAGATCCTATTAGCTCATCTACTTGGATAGTTGCTAGGTCTTGAGACTCTTCTATTGCTGTTACCttcatgtcaaacctcttaggAAGAGATCTGAGAATTTTGCTTACAAGCTTCTCATCAGATATGGGTTCTCCTAACGCATCAAATGAGTTTGCAAATTCTAGAATATTCATGTGAAAATCATGAAtggtctcttcttccttcatacaCAGGTTTTCAAAGTTTGTacgaagcatctgaagtttagacAATTTTACCTTGCTtgttccttcatgtgctttccttAGTATTTCCCATGCATTCTTTGCTACAGTGCATCGTTTAACAAGTCTGAACATATTGATGTCCACTCCATTGAAGATGGCATTTAGAGCTTTTGAGTTACCAAGAGCTAGTTCATCCTCATCCTTTGAGTAGTCCTTTACTGCCTTAACCTCAGTTGTCTTGTTCCCGTCTTTGTCAAGAACAACTGGAGCCTCCCAGCCATTTTCAATagctttccatgttctgctGTCAATGGATTTTAAGAAAGccatcatcttagctttccagtagtcatagttctcaggccctATCAGTAGGGGCGGTCTGGAAAttgttcctccttccttgtccatttCACCAGAAAGtattttccctggagctcaccctaaatccagaacagggtgcctgct from Trifolium pratense cultivar HEN17-A07 linkage group LG1, ARS_RC_1.1, whole genome shotgun sequence includes these protein-coding regions:
- the LOC123893176 gene encoding uncharacterized protein LOC123893176, translated to MSQQSDPSQIKNTTDDTVKTRSKAKGSTVVIDAEPITTVLSTKSKKKSSKSKASEKKEKPTKVSESSPSLSNKSISSKSEKKKGELSVKKGLNMFDLYLSKNPFDTVNVESHVDASVKLATESNVESSSKVHSETEKSEVEKVVGEKPTLSINPKSTETLETSRSVTVEPVVGQTFLAEKEEVIVSDNVTPAVGDKTVKEKDSIPDDVLEAGASAKLIDAAKDVEPSKTRQNSSDTAFTDSFGSSSDTEASTEEEITKDGGTPEIVADSEPEKEKEKEATGNNDATGSEKTGTEGKNMVDLDDIETDEDQQAKPVQKGVGRRLRSRTTKPAPVIETTPVVTKKTRGSTLKPVKYGPKKSWSKSVPPSEKKKNVLKRKSAPSSDSDFDAEKDASSIKPPAKKTMSARKAASVPAEIEDFPCDNVSFHLPSYAQRWGLICKRRLALERELGEDILECEEVVNLIKDAGMIKTVRGLGSCYEKLVREFVVNIPAGCDNPLDREYQKVYVRGKCVEFSPAVINKALDNPDVTHPDLEVSNNVICKTITANQVKTWPRKAKVPAVKLTFKYAILNRIASVNWVPTTHSSDVATGLGKLIYMIGTGTKFNAGLYIFNQIVQHAKTSVTKQPIAFPTLLCDIIFSQHPSIRHEGESAKRRAESLSIHQKLYSQQHAPDIVGPSTAATNAPMTRKEIIAVLEANCKELDEKKLQFERMIHALKLEEAAATDMDEQMADAVSEEEEAGSDEEEESDSSASASV
- the LOC123893185 gene encoding uncharacterized protein LOC123893185 codes for the protein MDKEGGTISRPPLLIGPENYDYWKAKMMAFLKSIDSRTWKAIENGWEAPVVLDKDGNKTTEVKAVKDYSKDEDELALGNSKALNAIFNGVDINMFRLVKRCTVAKNAWEILRKAHEGTSKVKLSKLQMLRTNFENLCMKEEETIHDFHMNILEFANSFDALGEPISDEKLVSKILRSLPKRFDMKVTAIEESQDLATIQVDELIGSLQTYELGMNQRKEKKNKSLAFASNTGEDEESDLESDESLSEAMVLLGRQFNRVMKRMDKKSKFNVPSIKLDINKQTNDQRRARSDEKISQSEGVQCHECEGYGHIKAECPTFLKRQRKSLTITWSDEDDSEEETESGSAKHVNALTGVCESDAESCDGTSYEELLTTYKDLFIRSNEVYKALEKQKKANYQLQAEKNECLVTIDTLNKEIEKLNGDLEHARKQVRVYGSGEEKFQAMLLKQSAGKKPIGFDYEIVDQQMGYNKATISTPIEKTFPVSAGFLPPHPPTHQGTDTWLKPKPKPPAQTGSMPQHPPPHRNNWSRPKSRRRNWRCHYCGRKGHIRPYCYKLYGYPKNFRSPAPKPENVKTKKEWKEKENDGEIKGIGNLINNGLPNLDNVLLVKGLTTNLISISQLCDQGMKVNFTKSECLVTNEEGRLLMKGVMSKDNCYLWVSEEENHLSTCLLSKEDKVKPWHQEIGHLHLRGLKKVIAEEAIRGNPKLKIEEGTICGECQIGKQTMVAHPRLQHPVTSRALELLHIDLMGPMQTESLCGKREKEVVIVRIRSDHGKEFENAKFFDLCASEGIFLGYSTNNRAYRVYNSRTKVTMESINVVVDDAPSTKTADVESSIQQSYDIVFDEVSGSNNESTNPKSEPARVNKVPFIRDLVEENIVKLEHVATEEQVADIFTKALDATQFERLRGKLGICLHEEL